The Heptranchias perlo isolate sHepPer1 unplaced genomic scaffold, sHepPer1.hap1 HAP1_SCAFFOLD_163, whole genome shotgun sequence genome has a window encoding:
- the LOC137309358 gene encoding ferritin heavy chain B-like — protein sequence MASQVCQNYHKECEDGVNKQINMELYSSYVYLSMSYYFDRDDVALRHFAEFFKEQSHEEWEHAEKLLKFQNQRGGRVILEDIKKPEQDEWSNGLEAMQRALQMEKNVNQSLLDLHKLSTERTDPHLCDFLETHYLDEQVKMIKKLGDHITNLKRLGAPENGMGVYLFDKLTLGESD from the exons atggcttcccaagtgtgtcagaactatcacaaggagtgtgaggatggtgtcaacaagcagatcaatatggagctctattcctcctatgtttatcttTCTATG tcctattactttgaccgggatgatgttgccctgcgtcactttgctgagttcttcaaggagcagtcgcATGAGGAAtgggagcacgctgagaaactgctgaaattccagaatcagcgtggGGGCCGAGTCATCTTGGAGGATATCAAG aagccagagcaggatgagtggagcaatggtctggaggcgatgcagagagctctgcagatggagaagaatgtgaaccagagtctgctggatctgcacaaactctccactgagaggacagaccctcat ttgtgtgacttcctggagacccactacttggatgaacaagtgaagatgatcaagaagcttggagatcacatcaccaacctgaagagactgggagcccctgagaatggcatgggagtgtacctgtttgacaagctcaccctgggggagagtgattga
- the LOC137309379 gene encoding ferritin heavy chain, oocyte isoform-like isoform X2: protein MVPPFLWKPEQDEWSNGLEAMQRALQMEKDVSQSLLDLHKLSTERTDPHLCDFLETHYLDEQVKMIKKLGDHITNLKRLGAPENGMGVYLFDKHTLGEE from the exons aagccagagcaggatgagtggagcaatggtctggaggcgatgcagagagctctgcagatggagaaggatgtgagccagagtctgctggatctgcacaaactgtccactgagaggacagaccctcat ttgtgtgacttcctggagacccactacttggatgaacaagtgaagatgatcaagaagcttggagatcacatcaccaacctgaagagactgggagcccctgagaatggcatgggagtgtacctgtttgacaagcacaCCCTGGGGGAGGAGTGA
- the LOC137309392 gene encoding ferritin heavy chain B-like, producing MASQVCQNYHKECEDGVNKQINMELYSSYVYLSMSYYFDRDDVALRHFAEFFKEQSHEEWEHAEKLLKFQNQRGSRVILEDIKKPEQDEWSNGLEAMQRALQMEKNVNQSLLDLHKLSTERTDPHLCDFLETHYLDEQVKMIKKLGDHITNLKRLGAPENGMGVYLFDKLTLGESD from the exons atggcttcccaagtgtgtcagaactatcacaaggagtgtgaggatggtgtcaacaagcagatcaatatggagctctattcctcctatgtttatcttTCCATG tcctattactttgaccgggatgatgttgccctgcgtcactttgctgagttcttcaaggagcagtcgcATGAGGAAtgggagcacgctgagaaactgctgaaattccagaatcagcgtggGAGCCGAGTCATCTTGGAGGATATCAAG aagccagagcaggatgagtggagcaatggtctggaggcgatgcagagagctctgcagatggagaagaatgtgaaccagagtctgctggatctgcacaaactctccactgagaggacagaccctcat ttgtgtgacttcctggagacccactacttggatgaacaagtgaagatgatcaagaagcttggagatcacatcaccaacctgaagagactgggagcccctgagaatggcatgggagtgtacctgtttgacaagctcaccctgggggagagtgattga
- the LOC137309393 gene encoding ferritin heavy chain, oocyte isoform-like produces MASQVCQNYHKECEDGVNKQINMELYSSYVYLSMSYYFDRDDVALRHFAEFFKEQSHEEREHAEKLLKFQNQRGGRIILEDIKKPEQDEWGNGLEAMQRALQMEKDVNQSLLDLHKLSTERTDPHLCDFLETHYLDEQVKMIKKLGDHITNLKRLGAPENGMGVYLFDQHTLGEE; encoded by the exons ATGGCTTCTCAAGTGTGTCAGAattaccacaaggagtgtgaggatggtgtcaacaagcagataaatatggagctctattcctcctatgtttatcttTCTATG tcctattactttgaccgggatgatgttgccctgcgtcactttgctgagttcttcaaggagcagtcacatgaggaacgggagcacgctgagaaactgctgaaattccagaatcagcgtggaggccgaatcatcttggaggacatcaag aagccagagcaggatgagtggggcaatggtctggaggcgatgcagagagctctgcagatggagaaggatgtgaaccagagtctgctggatctgcacaaactgtccactgagaggacagaccctcat ttgtgtgacttcctggagacccactacttggatgaacaagtgaagatgatcaagaagcttggagatcacatcaccaacctgaagagactgggagcccctgagaatggcatgggagtgtacctgtttgaccAGCACACCCTGGGGGAGGAGTGA